One window from the genome of Elaeis guineensis isolate ETL-2024a chromosome 5, EG11, whole genome shotgun sequence encodes:
- the LOC105044456 gene encoding pentatricopeptide repeat-containing protein ELI1, chloroplastic — MRQLLQVHCRLITDPPPPTVDPNLVAVKLISASAARAKPRYAALVFSLIPDPNLFVWNSLLRTLALHHLWPLALRYFNLLLASRHPLPDEFTFTSVLKACAGLTAVPDGEMSHAFVLKRGLDANLFVHNSLVDMYFKFGCPAVARRLFDEMPGRDVVSWNTLISGYSSCGDITAAREVFDRMPERSMVSWSAMIAGHARSGDVATARELFDHMSERNVVCWNAMIAGCTQNEKFLESIELFRKMLRSGCAPPNDVTLVSVLSACAHLGALDLGRWIDGFIKRRSMELGLFLGNALSDMYAKCGCIGEARRVFEKMKERDVISWSIIICGSAMHGHVEEAISGFHGMLQCGIKPNDITFMGILSACTHAGMVDEGLKYFNRMSDEFGIDPKVEHYGCVVDLLSRAGRLDEAENLINSMRVPPNVIVWGALLGGCRIYGDIWRGERVVQHILELDPGHSGSYVYLAYVYSSIGRLEDAAKCRLRMREKRVVKMPGCSWIEVDNRVYEFFMGDRSHPQSEKIYSMINALNLRMKLAGYIPDTTVVSQSIDEEEKEDALSMHSEKLAVAFGLISTKAGATIRVVKNLRVCNDCHEAMKFVSKIVEREIVLRDRSRFHHFSEGRCSCKDYW; from the coding sequence ATGCGGCAGCTCCTGCAAGTCCACTGTCGCCTCATCACCGACCCCCCTCCCCCTACCGTCGACCCAAACCTCGTCGCCGTCAAGCTCATCTCTGCCTCCGCCGCCCGCGCCAAACCCCGCTACGCCGCCCTCGTCTTCTCGCTCATTCCCGACCCAAACCTATTCGTCTGGAACTCCCTCCTCCGCACCCTCGCCCTCCACCACCTCTGGCCCCTCGCTCTGCGCTACTTTAACCTCCTCCTTGCCTCCCGCCACCCCCTCCCCGACGAGTTCACCTTCACCTCCGTCCTCAAGGCCTGTGCGGGCCTCACCGCCGTCCCCGACGGTGAGATGTCTCACGCCTTCGTCCTCAAGCGAGGTCTCGATGCCAACCTCTTCGTCCACAACTCCCTCGTCGACATGTACTTCAAGTTCGGCTGCCCCGCTGTCGCTCGCCGCCTGTTTGACGAAATGCCTGGGCGGGACGTCGTCTCATGGAACACTCTGATCTCTGGCTACTCCTCCTGCGGTGATATCACCGCCGCGAGAGAGGTGTTCGATCGGATGCCCGAGAGGAGCATGGTCTCCTGGTCCGCCATGATAGCTGGTCATGCCCGGTCTGGCGATGTGGCCACCGCCCGTGAACTCTTCGATCACATGTCAGAAAGGAATGTGGTCTGTTGGAATGCCATGATTGCCGGGTGCACGCAGAATGAGAAGTTCTTGGAGTCCATTGAGCTTTTCCGCAAGATGCTGCGGTCAGGTTGTGCACCGCCCAACGATGTCACCCTCGTGAGCGTCCTCTCCGCCTGCGCCCACCTGGGTGCCCTCGATTTGGGGAGGTGGATTGATGGGTTCATCAAGCGGAGGTCGATGGAGCTAGGCCTCTTCTTGGGGAATGCTCTTTCCGACATGTACGCGAAGTGCGGGTGCATTGGTGAGGCTAGAAGAGTGTtcgaaaaaatgaaagagagggaTGTGATCTCATGGAGTATAATAATTTGTGGGTCAGCCATGCATGGCCACGTAGAGGAGGCAATCTCTGGATTTCATGGAATGCTACAATGTGGGATAAAGCCGAATGACATCACTTTCATGGGCATTTTATCAGCCTGCACTCATGCTGGTATGGTGGATGAGGGGTTGAAATATTTCAATCGGATGAGTGATGAGTTTGGGATTGATCCAAAGGTTGAGCACTATGGTTGTGTGGTAGATCTTCTCAGCCGTGCCGGACGACTTGATGAAGCCGAGAACTTGATCAATTCAATGCGGGTGCCACCAAATGTTATAGTATGGGGTGCATTGCTGGGTGGTTGTCGGATCTATGGTGATATATGGAGAGGGGAGAGAGTAGTTCAGCATATACTTGAGTTAGATCCTGGACACTCTGGTAGCTATGTTTATCTAGCATATGTCTATTCTTCAATCGGTAGGTTGGAGGATGCAGCAAAATGTCGGCTAAGGATGAGAGAGAAACGGGTGGTGAAGATGCCTGGTTGCAGTTGGATTGAGGTGGATAACAGAGTGTAtgaattctttatgggagatCGGTCTCATCCCCAGTCTGAAAAAATTTATTCCATGATCAATGCATTGAATTTGAGGATGAAGCTGGCCGGGTATATCCCAGATACAACTGTTGTGTCTCAGAGTATTGATGAGGAAGAAAAGGAGGATGCACTCTCAATGCATAGTGAGAAGTTGGCTGTGGCATTCGGACTCATCAGCACGAAGGCGGGAGCCACAATTCGAGTTGTGAAGAATTTGCGAGTTTGTAATGATTGTCATGAAGCCATGAAGTTTGTCTCAAAAATTGTTGAGCGGGAGATTGTCTTGCGTGATCGCAGCCGTTTCCATCATTTCAGTGAGGGGAGGTGTTCCTGTAAAGACTATTGGTGA
- the LOC105044457 gene encoding actin-depolymerizing factor 7, with product MANAASGMAVNDDCKLKFLELKAKRTYRFIIFKIEEKLKQIIVEKVGEPTLSYEDFTASLPADECRYAIYDFDFVTEENCQKSKIFFIAWSPDTSRVRSKMLYASSKDRFKRELDGIQVELQATDPTEMGLDVIRGRAN from the exons ATG GCCAATGCAGCATCAGGCATGGCTGTGAATGATGATTGTAAGCTGAAGTTTTTGGAATTAAAGGCAAAGAGAACTTACCGTTTCATAATTTTCAAGATTGAGGAGAAGCTGAAGCAGATCATTGTGGAGAAGGTTGGTGAGCCCACTTTGAGCTATGAGGATTTCACCGCCAGCCTTCCGGCAGATGAATGCAGATATGCAATTTATGACTTTGATTTTGTGACTGAAGAGAACTGCCAAAAAAGCAAGATCTTTTTCATCGCCtg GTCTCCTGACACCTCAAGAGTGAGAAGTAAGATGCTTTATGCCAGCTCCAAGGATAGATTCAAGAGGGAGCTTGATGGCATCCAGGTGGAATTGCAAGCAACTGATCCTACTGAGATGGGCCTTGATGTTATAAGAGGCCGTGCAAATTAA